From one Mustela nigripes isolate SB6536 chromosome 16, MUSNIG.SB6536, whole genome shotgun sequence genomic stretch:
- the LOC132003391 gene encoding protein SCO1 homolog, mitochondrial isoform X1, with protein MLLPGGRLWRLLPYGLGVWGSAEGAAGVWLRQLGARRGEARLTSQLARCGWGSRSWSTGVPPPPGSSGPEPKGGRDATRPSKPGPVSWKSLAFTFAIGGALLAGMKYFKKEKTQKLEKERQRSLGKPLLGGPFSLTTHTGEPKTDKDYVGQWVLIYFGFTHCPDVCPEELEKMIQVVDEIDNIPTLPNLTPLFITIDPERDTKEAIANYVKEFSPKLVGLTGSKEEIDQVARAYRVYYSPGPKDEDEDYIVDHTIIMYLIGPDGQFLDYFGQNKKNAEIAGAIAAHMREHRKRR; from the exons ATGCTGCTTCCGGGGGGCCGGCTTTGGCGGCTCCTGCCCTACGGGCTCGGGGTCTGGGGGTCGGCGGAGGGGGCCGCCGGAGTGTGGCTGAGGCAACTCGGCGCGCGGCGAGGGGAGGCGAGGCTGACCTCGCAGCTCGCTCGCTGCGGCTGGGGAAGCCGGTCCTGGAGCACCGGGGTCCCGCCCCCGCCGGGGTCGTCCGGCCCGGAGCCGAAGGGCGGCAGAGACGCCACGCGCCCCTCCAAGCCCGGG CCTGTTTCCTGGAAGTCTTTGGCATTCACATTTGCAATCGGTGGAGCTTTATTGGCTGGAATGAAGtacttcaagaaagaaaagacacaga agctggagaaggaacGGCAGCGAAGCCTGGGAAAGCCTCTGCTTGGGGGCCCATTTTCCCTCACGACGCATACTGGAGAGCCCAAAACTGACAAAGACTACGTGGGTCAGTGGGTGTTGATTTATTTTGGTTTCACTCATTGCCCTGATGTCTGCCcagaagaactagaaaaaatgatACAAGTCGTGGATGAGATAG ATAATATTCCAACTCTGCCAAATTTAACTCCACTTTTCATCACCATTGACCCAGAAAGGGACACAAAAGAAGCCATCGCAAATTATGTGAAAG AATTTTCTCCCAAACTGGTTGGCCTGACTGGCAGCAAAGAAGAGATTGATCAAGTGGCCCGAGCGTACCGGGTATATTACAGCCCTGGCCCCAAGGACGAGGACGAGGACTACATA GTGGATCATACAATAATCATGTACTTGATTGGACCAGATGGTCAGTTCCTAGATTATTTCGGCCAGAACAAGAAGAATGCGGAAATTGCCGGTGCCATCGCTGCGCACATGAGGGAACACAGGAAGAGGAGGTAG
- the LOC132003391 gene encoding protein SCO1 homolog, mitochondrial isoform X2 has product MKYFKKEKTQKLEKERQRSLGKPLLGGPFSLTTHTGEPKTDKDYVGQWVLIYFGFTHCPDVCPEELEKMIQVVDEIDNIPTLPNLTPLFITIDPERDTKEAIANYVKEFSPKLVGLTGSKEEIDQVARAYRVYYSPGPKDEDEDYIVDHTIIMYLIGPDGQFLDYFGQNKKNAEIAGAIAAHMREHRKRR; this is encoded by the exons ATGAAGtacttcaagaaagaaaagacacaga agctggagaaggaacGGCAGCGAAGCCTGGGAAAGCCTCTGCTTGGGGGCCCATTTTCCCTCACGACGCATACTGGAGAGCCCAAAACTGACAAAGACTACGTGGGTCAGTGGGTGTTGATTTATTTTGGTTTCACTCATTGCCCTGATGTCTGCCcagaagaactagaaaaaatgatACAAGTCGTGGATGAGATAG ATAATATTCCAACTCTGCCAAATTTAACTCCACTTTTCATCACCATTGACCCAGAAAGGGACACAAAAGAAGCCATCGCAAATTATGTGAAAG AATTTTCTCCCAAACTGGTTGGCCTGACTGGCAGCAAAGAAGAGATTGATCAAGTGGCCCGAGCGTACCGGGTATATTACAGCCCTGGCCCCAAGGACGAGGACGAGGACTACATA GTGGATCATACAATAATCATGTACTTGATTGGACCAGATGGTCAGTTCCTAGATTATTTCGGCCAGAACAAGAAGAATGCGGAAATTGCCGGTGCCATCGCTGCGCACATGAGGGAACACAGGAAGAGGAGGTAG